In Physeter macrocephalus isolate SW-GA unplaced genomic scaffold, ASM283717v5 random_593, whole genome shotgun sequence, the genomic stretch CCTGagtgttaattctttttaagactttttttttttttaaactaaggctGAActgcactgacacatcataatcaccgaAGTCCCTAGTTCATCTTGGGGTTCGCTTTATGAAGTGAATAGTGTTGCacgttctatgggtttggacaaaagtatGATGACATAAAATCATTAtaatgtcatacagagtattttcaccgCTCATAAAAACTTCTGTATTCTATGTATGACggaatctatttttctttcttccttgaagAGAGGGGTTCAAAGCCTTTATGCCTATAACACCACTCATGGCCCAGCCACACGTGGACCGGACAGGCTCCAGGTGGCAAACAAACACCCCCACTAAATACTGTAGCTTTCCTTCCAGTACTGAGCCCTGTGCCACTGGTCCTGCCCAGCAGCCACGTGCAGGTGAAGGGGGGATACGTGTTGGGTATCTGTTCATAGGAAGGCCACAAGGTTTGTGCCCCTTGTCACAATGAACCCTGATTCCTGTCGGGTGTGTTGTAAACAGATGAGCCATTTCTACAGACCCCCTGCTCTGAGCACACCCCAAAGGCTGTTATTTTGTTTAGAGCAGCATATGTAAGGCCTCAGCATAGCTGCCTTGGGTATAAAGTTGTGCCACATCAAACCAGGTGCCCTTCAGTTCACCTTGTTAAGCTGAATTATTAAAGAGACTTTTGGTTTCTGTGTTGCATTAAGAGAAAGCTAGAAAGTGGTGTTCTCTTTTTAAGATCAGAATGGCCTTCCTTGCTTCTAAAGAACTGGATGGTGTGGAAGAACAACACTCGTCTCAAGTCACCTGTTCCCCGAGCTCCTTTCCACTGCCCCAGGCACAGACCAGGCTCCTGGGGGCGGTGACCCGCTTCTGGCCCCTGGGACTGGTCCTGGCCAACGCCGCTGCGGGTGCTTGTGGCTTCCGGAGGAAGCTGGTGGTCTTCGCCTGCCTCCCGCTTCCCGTGGGCAGCCCCAGCAGCTACACTGTCCAGACAGCACAAGAACAAGCTGGAGTCACGTCCATCCGAGCGCTGCCTCAGGTGAGCCGTGTGACGGGCTGGCCGTCCTGCCAGGACGGCTCCAGGTCCCTCACGCCCCACTGcggagggcagggggcagagcgCAGGAGTCAGAGCAGGAGCAGGGCTGAGGCTGCGAGAAGAGCCTCCTGACCCTGCTGGGGAAACCAGCAGCCTGCACGTCCCAACTGGCTGCAGGCTGGCTTGTTCGCATCGTTACGATGAGGAATTTTCCAGaccctttcactttttaaaagctccctctAAATGTTCTAGCATCTCCTCTGAATCACCTTGAAATCAGCCCAACTTCCAAAAAAATTGTGGTCGTGATGACAGCAGCTTTCTTCCCTCCAATGGCACCGGATTTGGCACCATGTTGTCCCCAAGTTGTAGTCTTTTTGGTTTATCCTATTCCAGCTGAGGAAATGACAAGCACGTGAGTCAGTGGTCCCAGAATTTATATTATGAGCAGCCAGGGAAAGAGCCAGCCAGCACAGAAAAGGGCTAATACCAACCTTTTACAAGGATTAGGTGACACTGacaaggcagaaggaaggaaacactgAATTTCCTGCCAGAGGAATTCCTGTAGGACATAATCTAGATAAAATCTCCATGACAACACACAGGCCAGCCAGAGTGTAAACAGAAGTGCAGTTCTTTTTGATCTTCCAGCTTTAAGCAGGCACAGGATGTGACAGGCCATACTCCCAGTAGGGGGGAGCTCCCTCCtagtgtttcctcatctgtctcgCATTGAATGGatgtgaaattttatattttaatactgtTTTGGACTTCGCCAGTGTTTTAGAACAAGGAGAGAACAACATTGACTAACGCAATCCTGCTACTGCTGTGACTCTCGCTTGGGTACTTACATGCCCCCGCCTCCCTCCATCTCTGGCGTTCACTCCGTGAGATACCTTTGGCCCTGGCACTCCTGGGAGCTGGGGTTAAGCTGCATCTCTTTCCCCAGGGTTCGATAAAGTTTCACTGCAGAAAGTCTCCACTGCGCTATGCTGACATCTGCCCTGAACCTTCGCCCAACAGTGTTACTGGCTTTAATCAGATCCTGCTGGAAAGACACAGGCTGGGCCACGTGTGATCTCTCCTCACGTTCCATCCTCACCTGGCTGGGCCCTCGCTGGTGCCTTTGTTTCTCCAAGGCCTTTTCCTGCCAGCCGCCTTGCCAAAGACATCTAATCAACACACAGCTGCCAAACAACTCCCACGGCGACTCGGAGCACACGTCTCGGGAGCCACGGCTCCAGCCTGCAGGCCAGGCCGGGGCGGCAGCTGCACCAGCGGCCCGGGGCGCCGATCTACGCCTCCAGCCCTGACAGGTGTCAGGGCTGGTAGCTACCAAACCTGGATTAACTTCAGGGCCTTCACAGACCCCACCACTGCTGTCGGTGGTGCTGGACGGCAGGCACCCCGCTCCTCCAACCCCACAGGCAAAGTCAGCTTGAAATGAGCTCTAAAATTTTGGCTGGCAGAAAGTTTGCCTTTAGTTCCTTTAAAAGGAACAAAGCcttactatttaaatatttgttgtt encodes the following:
- the LOC114485114 gene encoding unconventional myosin-XIX-like gives rise to the protein MAFLASKELDGVEEQHSSQVTCSPSSFPLPQAQTRLLGAVTRFWPLGLVLANAAAGACGFRRKLVVFACLPLPVGSPSSYTVQTAQEQAGVTSIRALPQGSIKFHCRKSPLRYADICPEPSPNSVTGFNQILLERHRLGHV